The Thermodesulfobacteriota bacterium genomic interval AGACATCATGGACATATATCCTTGATAATCATCGTCGCAGAAAAAAGTCTGCATCCGGCGATTACCCCGCTGGGTGATGTTGTGAGGTATTCCCGGTATGACGACTCTTGCTATCCTTGCCATGCCTAGATTATTGCCAGTATTGTCCCCAATTGTCAAATGTTAAGTATACTGTCCCCGGAATCCCCCCCGAGCGGAGCGAGGGGAGAACATAGAAATAACCCACAGGCGATAGCCTGATGGGTTCATTGATTGGTTAGCACAATTTTGTGTTTCGTAATATTTTGTCGATGTAACTTATAGCTGTTTCATAAAATTCTAAATGACGTTTATCATCGAATCTAATTTTGCAATTTCCTTTTATGTATTCAGGGCAAAAGTATTCTAAATTATAATTTAAAAGAAGGAGATCGTGCTCTTGGCAGAAGGGGATTTTGTCAACCGAATAGTCATAAGGATTGCGAATACACACTTTCCATTTCAATTCTTTTCCAATAGGTATAATTTCAATTTTAACGGGGGACTTTTTAGATGATTGATTCAATTTTTCAGTTTTTATATAAGTGTATATCAATACAACAAGAACCAAGGCTAATATTACCCATAATGGGGATGGTAATTGGAACGATATTTTTAGGAAATCATATGAGAGTTGAT includes:
- a CDS encoding transposase → MARIARVVIPGIPHNITQRGNRRMQTFFCDDDYQGYMSMMS